The DNA window GCCGCTATCCAAAAAAACCGCGCTGCATGTCGAGGTGCGGGGTTACGCCGGCGCGACGCCGTATGTGCGCTGGGGCAATTCCCTGGTGCTGGCGATGGTCGTGATCCTGCTCGCCATCAGCTTCGCGCCCGCCCGCGCGCTGCCGGCTGTCGGCCAAAAACAGTAAAATCAGTATTTTCGCGGATTCCTCATGCTGACCTTTCAGGCGCTGATTCTCACTCTGCAGGATTATTGGGCCACGCAGGGCTGCGCGCTCTTGCAGCCTTACGACATGGAAGTCGGCGCCGGCACCTCGCATACCGCGACTTTTTTGCGCGCGCTCGGCCCCGAACCCTGGCGCGCTGCTTATGTGCAGCCATCGCGGCGGCCCAAGGACGGGCGCTATGGCGACAATCCGAATCGGCTCCAGCACTACTATCAGTTCCAAGTCGTGCTGAAACCGGCGCCGCGCGACATTCTCGATCTCTACATCAATTCGCTGCGCGCGATCGGCATCGACACGACGAAAAATGACGTGCGCTTCGTCGAGGATGATTGGGAAAATCCGACCTTGGGCGCGTGGGGCCTCGGCTGGGAAGTCTGGCTGAACGGCATGGAAATCACGCAGTTCACGTATTTCCAGCAGGTAGGCGGGCTGAACTGCAAACCCATCCTCGGTGAAATCACCTACGGCCTCGAACGGCTGGCGATGTATTTGCAGGGCGTGGAAAGCGTTTACGATCTGGTCTGGACGAATTCGAACAATGGTGGCGGCAAGCGCGGCATCGAGCGCACGTTACGCTACCGGGACGTTTATCACCAAAACGAAGTCGAGCAATCAGCCTACAATTTTGAGCACTCGAATGCCGACTTGCAGTTCAGGCATTTCGCCGATTACGAGTCCGAGGCCTATCGCCTGATCGCCGCCAATCTGCCGCTGCCAGCTTACGAGATGGTGCTGAAAGCCGCGCACACGTTCAATCTGCTCGATGCGCGTGGCGCGATTTCGGTGACCGAGCGCGCGGCTTACATCGGCCGCATTCGGAATTTGGCCAGGCCCGTCGCGCAGGCTTATTACGAATCGCGCGAACGCTTGGGCTTTCCGATGCTGCCGAAAATCGAAACCGAAACAACGCTCGTCGGACAGCACGTATGACGGAACGCATAACGACGGCAACGCTGCTCGTCGAATTGTTGACCGAAGAACTGCCGCCGAAAGCGCTCAGGCAATTGGGCAGCGCTTTCGCGGAAGGTCTTGCGGCGGGGTTGAAGGAGCGCGGATTCCTGACCGATGATTCGGCGATCACACCTTATG is part of the Burkholderiales bacterium genome and encodes:
- the glyQ gene encoding glycine--tRNA ligase subunit alpha; this translates as MLTFQALILTLQDYWATQGCALLQPYDMEVGAGTSHTATFLRALGPEPWRAAYVQPSRRPKDGRYGDNPNRLQHYYQFQVVLKPAPRDILDLYINSLRAIGIDTTKNDVRFVEDDWENPTLGAWGLGWEVWLNGMEITQFTYFQQVGGLNCKPILGEITYGLERLAMYLQGVESVYDLVWTNSNNGGGKRGIERTLRYRDVYHQNEVEQSAYNFEHSNADLQFRHFADYESEAYRLIAANLPLPAYEMVLKAAHTFNLLDARGAISVTERAAYIGRIRNLARPVAQAYYESRERLGFPMLPKIETETTLVGQHV